The region CACGGTCTTGATATCGGCCTGGATGCCGGCACCGCCGCCCGAATCGGACCCGGCGATGATCAGGATGCGGGGGATCAGGATGCGGGGGATCGGGATGTCCGGGGTCACGCGGATCAGCCCTTGAAGGTGCGGACGGTCGAGGCCGGGTTTCGGGCGAGCGCCTTGCCGGTGCGCGCCGGGCGATCCATCAACTCGCCGCCGCAATTGGGGCAGCGTTCGTCGAGCGCATCGGCGCAATCGGTGCAGAAGGTGCATTCGAACGAACAGATGAACGCGCCGGGCGCCTGGGCCGGCAGATCGATGCCGCAGCGTTCGCAATCGGGGCGCATTTCGAGCATAACCCCGCTCTAGCCGCTCCCGCCCCGTTCGTCATCCCGCCCCAAACGTCATCCCAGCGCAGGCTGGGATATTTGTGGGGCTAAGGCTGCGCGCGCCACATTGAGATCCCAGCCTGCGCTGGGATGACGATTTGGCGAAGCGGCGGCGGCGAACTACTCCGCCGCCACGCGTACCGCGTCGCAGATCCGGTCCACCAGGCGAGTGACCTGTGCCGAATCGTCGCCCTCGGCCATCACGCGGATCACCGGTTCGGTGCCCGAGGGACGGATCACCAGCCGACCGCGCCCGGCCAGTTCCGCCTCGGCCTCGGCGATCACCGTCTTGACCGCCTCGGCCTCCAACGGCTTGCCGCCCTTGAAGCGCACGTTCTTGAGCAATTGCGGCAGCGGCTCGAAGCGGTGGAGCAACTCGCTGGCCGGCACCTGCGCCCAGGCCAGTTCGGCCAGCACCTGCAACGCCGCGACCAGCCCGTCGCCGGTGGTCGCGTAATCCGACAGGATGATGTGTCCGCTCTGCTCGCCGCCGACATTATAGCCCTTGGCGCGCATCGCCTCGAGCACGTGGCGATCGCCGACCGCGGTGCGGATCAGGCCGATGCCCTGCGCCGCGAGATGCCGTTCGAGCCCGAGGTTCGACATCACCGTCGCGACGATGCCGCCATTCCTGAGCCGCCCGGCGCGCGCATAGCCGCTGGCGATCGTCGCCATCAGCTGGTCGCCATCCACCACATGGCCCTTTTCGTCGACCACGATCAGCCGGTCGGCATCGCCGTCCAGCGCGATGCCGAGGTGCGCGCCGGAGGCCACCACCGTCTCGCACAACAGGTCCGGCGCGGTCGATCCGACGCCGTCGTTGATGTTCTTGCCGTTGGGCGACACGCCGAGCGAGATGACCTCCGCGCCCAGCTCCCACAGCGCCGAGGGCGCGACCTGATAGCCGGCGCCATTGGCGCAATCGACGACGATCTTCAGCCCGTCGAGCGTCAGATCCTCCGGAAAGGTCGATTTGGCGAAGTGGATGTAGCGGCCCTGCGCGTCGTCCACGCGGCGCGCGCGACCGATGTCCGAGGGGGCGGCGAGCGCGATGTCGCCGCCTGCCGCATCATCGATCAGCGCCTCGATCGCCAGTTCGTCCTCGTCGCTCAACTTGTAGCCGTCCGGGCCGAACAGCTTGATCCCGTTGTCGCCGTACGGATTGTGGCTGGCCGAGATCATCACGCCCATGTCGGCGCGCATCGACTGAGTCAGCATCGCCACCGCCGGCGTCGGCATCGGCCCGAGCAGAACCACGTCCATGCCGACCGAGGTGAAGCCCGCGACCATCGCGTTTTCGAGCATATAGCCCGACAGCCGCGTATCCTTGCCGATCACCACGCGGTGGCGATGATCGCCGCGCCGGAAGTGCGCGCCGGCCGCCATGCCGACCCTCATCGCCATCGCCGCGGTCATGTTCGCGCCGTTGGTCACGCCACGAATGCCGTCGGTACCGAAATATTTTCTTGCCATTCCTCGGCTTCCCGTCCGCTATGTCGGCGTATTCCTAACGCCTTATCGTCTCTTACCGCCATATCGAAGGATCTGCATGTCGCAAGCCACCCGTATCCTGCTCGCGCTGATCGTCGGGCTGATCGCCGGCATCGCGCTGGCCGCGTTCGCGCATGGCAGCGTGGATGGCGTCGTGCTGGTCGCGCAGCCGATCGGCACCGCCTGGCTGAACGCGTTGCAGATGACGATCGTGCCGCTGGTCGTGGCGCTGCTGATCACCGGCGTGGCGGCGACAGCGGAAGCGGCGCAGGCCGGGCGGCTCGCGGGGCGCGCGATCGCGATGTACGTCGTGATCCTGTTCCTGTCGGCGGTCTCGGCCGCGATCCTGACGCCGCTGTTCCTCGAGATCGTGCCGCTGCCGGTCGATTCGGCCGCCGCCCTGCGCGCGGCGATGATCGGCGCGGAGAAAATCGGGCCGATCCCGCCGCTGGGCGAATTCATCGCTGCCGTCATCCCCTCCAACGTGGTCAAGGCGGCGGCGGAGAATGCCTTTCTGTCGCTGATCATCTTCTCCCTGATCTTCGCGTTCGCGATGAGCCGGGTCGCCGCCACGTCGCGCACGCTGCTCGTCGCCTTCTTCACCGCGGTGCGCGATACGATGCTGGTGGTGATCGACTGGATCCTGTGGATCGGCCCGGTCGGCGTGTTCGCGCTGGCGCTGGTTGTCGGTGCTAAGGCCGGAACGGGCGCGTTCGGGGCGCTGATCCACTACATCCTGACGATCGCGGCGGTCGGCCTCACCGTATCGCTCTGCGCCTATCCGCTGGCGGTGTTCGGCGGGCGGATCGGTATTTCGCGTTACATCAAGGCCGCGCTTCCGGCGCAGGCGGTGGCGGTGAGCACGCAAAGCTCGCTCGCCTCGCTGCCGGCGATGGTCGAGGGCGCGAGCGAGATGGGCGTGCCGGTGACGACCTCCGGCGTGACGCTGCCGCTGGCCGTCGCGATCTTCCGTGCGACCGGCCCGGCGATGAATTTCGCGGTGGCGATCTATATCGCGATCTGGTTCCAGGTGCCGCTGTCGCCCGCGACGCTGGCGGTCGGCGCGATCGTGGCAACGCTCACCTCGCTGGGATCGGTCAGCCTGCCCGGCACGGTCAGCTATGTCAGCGCGATCGCCCCCGTCGCCTCGGCGATCGGCGCGCCGGTCGCGCCGCTCGGGCTGCTGGTGGCGGTCGAGACGATCCCCGATATCGTGCGCACCCTGGGCAACGTGATGATGGACCTCGCGACCACCGTCACGCTGGCGCGGCGGGGCCCGGCCTCAATCCCAGAGGCGACGGGCGCCGAAGCGATCGAATAGGACTTCGTTGGACACCAGCAGCGCCTGCTCGATCTGGGCCTGCGCGATGAGCAGGCGGTCGAACGGGTCCCGGTGATCGAACGGTAACGATCCAGCGAGATCGCCATGCGCCACCGTGATGTCCAAGCCCTGAAACCCGCGAGCCGGCACGATTGTAGCCAATCGCCCCGCGATCTCAGCCGCCTCAGGCAATTTGCCTATCCGGTATTTCGTCGAGATTTCCATCGCCGAAACCGCGCTGACCAGAATTATATTGTCATCGTATTCGATCGCCGCGCGGGCCGGATGGCTCAATTTCAGATCGCCGAGCAGAAACCAGAGCAGTGCATGGGTATCGAGCAGAAGCTTCATTTACCCTCCCAGGCAGCAAGCTCTTCCTCGGGCAGTGGCTCGAAGAAACGATCGTCGATCGCAAACTGCCCCTTCATCGACCCGAATTCCCGCTTTGGTTTTCCCTCCACCGGCACCAATTTCACCTGCGGCTTGTCGCCCCGCGCGATCACGATGTCCTCGCCGGCCAGCGCGCGCGCGACCAGGCTGGACAGATTGGTCTTGGCCTCATGCATCTTCACGACCGTCGCCATCGGACATCTCCTTAGCTAAGCAACATAGCTAAGTTGGTCGCCAGGCACAATCTCGCAAGTGACGGCGCGCGCCGGCCGCGCTATTGCAGGCGGCATGAACCGTCCCGCGCTGTCCATCGTCGTCCCCTGCTATAACGAAGCCGCCTGCCTCGACCTGCTCCACGCGCGCATTTCGGGCGCGGCGCGGGCGGCAGTGGGCGAGGATTACGAGATCGTCCTGATCAACGACGGATCGAAGGACGAGAGCTGGCCGGCGATGCAGCGCCTGGCCGCCGCCGATCCGCATCTGGTCGCGATCAACCTGTCGCGCAACCACGGCCACCAACTGGCGCTGACGGCGGGGCTGGACCTGTGCGCCGGGCAGCAGATCCTGATCATCGACGCCGATCTGCAGGATCCGCCCGAACTGCTCGCCGAAATGCGCGCGACGATGGCGGCGCAGGACGCCGACGTCGTCTATGCGGTGCGCCGCAAGCGCGAGGGCGAGACGGTGTTCAAGAAGCTGACCGCCGCGATCTTCTACCGCATGCTGGACCGGTTGACCGACACGCCGATCCCGCTCGACACCGGCGATTTCCGCCTGATGAGCCGCCGCGCGCTGGATGCGTTTCTCAGCCTGCCTGAACAGGCGCGCTTCATACGCGGGATGGTGGCGTGGATCGGCTTCCGCCAGGTGCCGTTCCTCTACGACCGGGCCGAGCGCCATGCCGGCGAGACCAATTACCCGCTCGGCAAGATGGTGCGCCTGGCGTTCGATGCGGTGACGGGATTCTCGACGGCACCCTTGCGCTTCGCCAGCCATATCGGCCTGGCGCTGACCGGCCTGTCGGCTTTGCTGTTCGTCTATATCGCGATCGGGTTCTTCAGTGGCAGCGCGGTGCAGGGCTGGACCTCGACGATGCTGATCGTCGTCGCGATCGGCGCGGTGCAGATGTTCGTGCTGGGGATGATCGGCGAATATCTCGGGCGGCTGTACGTGGAATCGAAGCGGCGGCCGCTGTATCTGGTGTCGGATATCGCCGGGCCGGTGCAGGGCACCGCGACCCTGGGCTATCGCGCGGAACCCCGGGTGGCGACGAGCGTGCCGCCGGGGCCGGTGGAGGCGATGATCTCGCGGTCGGCGGAATAGCATAAGCGCAGCCCATATCCCCGTTCATGCCGAGCTTGTCGAAGCACGTGCCATGAACGAGCCGGCGCGCTTTGGGCACGCCCTTCGACAGGCTCAGGGCGAACGGCGGAGAGCGGCGCAATCCAACTGCCCTTATCGCCTAGAGTGTGATGACATAAGCTTGAACCCCATGCTCCGTCATTCCCGCGAAGGCGGGAATCCATAGTCATCGCACTTTGTGAGACTCACTCGGATCAGCCAGTATGGATTCCCGCCTTCGCGGGAATGACGATGGAGGGAAGGCGATTCAAACCAAAGTCATCGTGCTCTAGGGCCGATCGACATTCAGTCGTTGCGAGGCAATTTTTGCTTTCTGCTCACCGTCACCCCGGACCTGTTCCGAAGTCCACCGTGCCGCAAACTCGCCGTTCAATGCACTCTTCGTGTCGAAAGCCGCCTGGTGGACCCCGGAACGGGTCCGGGGTGACGAAGAAAGGCTGAATGTCGATCAGTTCTAGACCTTCGGCATCGCCAGCGTGATGATCGACACGCCCGGCGACATCGGCACGCGACCGACCAAGTGCCGTTCCAGGCGGAAGATCGTTTCGAACAGGCTGTTCACCGCCTTGGGCGGCGGCGAATCGTCGCTGTCGTCGCGGCCGGTCATCCGGCCGAGCAGGCGGGCGGTGGCGGCGAGCGGGAAGAGCAGCGAGTTGAAGTAGCCGAGCTTCTTGGGCTCCAGACCGGCCTTACGGATCGCGGCGATCAGCGTCTTCTTCGAATAGCGCCGGTGGTGGTGATTGACCACGTCGTGCGCGCTCCACAGCCATTGATGCGCGGGAACGGTGATCAGGATCTTGCCGCCGGGCTTCAGGCAGCTCGCCATCGCCTTCAGCGCGGCGACGTCGTCCTCGATATGCTCGACCACGTCCAGCACAGCGATCAGATCATAGGCGCCGCGCTCCACCCCCGGCAGGATCGGCAGCGGCGCGGCGCTGACGGCGCGGCCGAGACGCAGCGAGGCGATGTCGCGCGCGGCGGGATCGATCTCGATCGCGTCGACCGCACCGAAGCTCGCGAGCATCGGCAGATTGTGGCCGGTGCCGCAGCCGATCTCGAGAATGCGCGCCTGGTCGGGCAGGTTGCCCTCGCGCGTCAGATAATCGGCGAGGATGTCGCGGCGGGCGCGATACCACCAATGGGTGGAATCATGCGCGGCCATGCGATCGTAGACGATTCTATCCATCGATTTTGGCCATTTCAGCCGAATACCCATTGCCGGTTGAGCGCGAAGGTCGCGATCGGCGTGACCAGCAAGACCGGGATCAGCGGGACCCAGTTCGGCTGATGGAACGGCCCGGTCAGAATCCAGGTGAACAGCGCGTTGAGCACCAGCCCGAAACCCTGCACCGCAATGAACTTCGCGTGCTGCCTGCCGCTCGTGTCGCGCGTGCCATGCCCCTTGAAGCTCCACGCGCTGTGGAGGAAGAAACCCGCGACCACCGCGACGGCGAAGGCGAACGGCACGGCGAACACCGCATGCTTGGGCGCGAAGACATGCGCCGACAGCGGCAGATACACCGCGGTGTAGATCGCGGTCGAGATGACACCGGCGATGGCGAAGCGGATCAGCTGGCCGAGCATTCCGCTCGCCCTGAGGCTATCGAACTGTCTGATGATCCCGTTCACGCGTGTCTTGCCCTTTACGCGGGCCGCACTAGAGCGCGGACGGGGGCGAGGAAAGCATTTTGAACGATAGCGTAAAATCCGGCGTGCAGTTGCGAGAGGAACTCGACCGCCACTGGCTGCGCCTGACGATGATCGCGTGGGGCCTGCTGGTCCTGTGGTATCTGTTCGATCGCTGGAACGCGATCCACTGGCTGTCGCTGGGCGATACGGACGACAATATGCGCCTGGCGCAGGTGCGCGCCTTGCTCGACGGGCAGGGCTGGTACGACCTGCGCCAGTACCGGCTCAGCCCGCCCCGGGGCTTCGACATCCATTGGAGCCGCATCGTCGATCTGCCGATCGCGGCAATGATTTTGCTGCTGCGCCCGTTCTTCGGCACGGGCGAGGCGGAGCGGCTGGCGTGCGGCGTCGCGCCGCTGCTGCCGCTGTCGATCGCGATGATCGGTTTGGCCGCGACGGTGCGGCGATTGGTCAGCCCGGTCGCTTGGCCAATGGCGATCGTGTTCCTGATCGGCGCCACCGCGACGATGCTGATGTTCATGCCCGACCGCGTCGATCATCACGGCTGGCAGCTCGCGATGCTCAGCCTGACGGTGGCCGGCCTGTCCGATCCGCGGCAGGCACGCGGCGGGGCGATCGTCGGCTGCGCCAGCGCCTTCTCGCTCAGCATCGGGCTGGAGATGCTGCCTTATGCCGCGATGGCCGGCGCGATCATCGGCCTGCGCTGGGTGTGGGACCGGGCCGAGGCGCAGCGGCTGATGGTCTATGCGCTGACGCTCGCGGCAGGTAGCGCGATCGGCTTCGTGCTGTTCGCCTCCAACGCCAATCAGGTATTGCGCTGCGATGCGCTGACGCCGGTGTGGCTGAGCGTTATGGTGGTCGGCGGGGCGTTCCTGTTCGCGATGGGACGGTTCGGCCCGGCGGCGCGCTGGCAACGGCTCGTACTGGCGCTGATCGCCGCCGGGATCGTCGGCGGCGGGTTCGGCTGGCTGTTCCCGCAATGCCTAGGCCGGCCGGAACAGGTGTCGCCCGAACTGGCGCGCACCTGGCTCGACAACGTCAAGGAAGCGAAGCCGGTCTACCAGCACCCGTTCCGCATGGCCTTCACGATCGTCGCGCTGCCGGTGATCGGGATCCTCGGCGCGGCGATCGCGACGTGGCGCGCGCGGCGTGCGCCGAACATCACCGGCTGGGTGCCGGTGCTGATGTTCGTGGCCTTCGCCGGCGCGATGCTGCTGTGGCAGACCCGCGCGGGGCCGGCGGCGCAGTTGCTCGCGGTGCCGGGCGCGGTGGCCCTGGCGTGGGTCATTCTCCCCTGGTGCCTGAATTCGAAATCGATGCTGATCCGCGTGTTCGGCACCGTGATCGCGTTCCTGGTCGTGTCGGGCATGTTCGTCGGCTACGTGCTGAAGCCGATCGATTTCACGCTGTTCGGACACCGCTTCGCCTATCAGGTCGCGCCGGCCAGCAAGCGGACCAACGTCGTCAACCGCTCGACCGGCCTGTGCATGACGCTGCCGGCGATGAAGCCGCTGGACCGCTATCCGAAACAGACGATCATGACGTTCGTCGATCTCGGCCCGCGCCTGATCGTGCTGACGCATCACGATGCGATCGCCGGGCCGTATCATCGCAACGGCGAACAGATTCTCGACGTGCAGCACGCGTTCTCGCGAACGCCGGAGAATTTCCGCGCGATCGCCCGCAAATATGGCGCGACGATGCTGCTGGTGTGCCCGAACATGGCCGAATCGACCGTGTACCGCGCGCGCAATCCGGGTGGATTCTACGACCAGCTGGCGCATGGGAAGACACCGGTTTGGCTGGAGCAATTGCCGTTGCCGGCCAAGTCTCCATTCCGGCTGTGGCGGATCAGGTGAGGCTCGAACGCTTTCCGGGAATACTGCCGTCATCCCGGACGCGATCCGGGATCCAACGGGCGGCAAGCCACGGCGTAGAACCGTGAGGATCGCCCGTGCGGCACGTTGGATCCCGGATCAAGTCCGGGATGACGACCTTTGGAACGGCGCGCGATAACCGATCAGGTCAGGCTGATGCGGATTCCGTCGATCACGAACTGCACCGCAAGCGCGGCGAGCAGCACGCCGAGCAGGCGCGTGATCACCGCCTCGATCTTCGCGCCCAGCACGCGCATGATCGGCCCGGCGGCGAGCAA is a window of Sphingomonas sp. Leaf357 DNA encoding:
- a CDS encoding GtrA family protein, whose translation is MLGQLIRFAIAGVISTAIYTAVYLPLSAHVFAPKHAVFAVPFAFAVAVVAGFFLHSAWSFKGHGTRDTSGRQHAKFIAVQGFGLVLNALFTWILTGPFHQPNWVPLIPVLLVTPIATFALNRQWVFG
- a CDS encoding glycosyltransferase family 2 protein is translated as MNRPALSIVVPCYNEAACLDLLHARISGAARAAVGEDYEIVLINDGSKDESWPAMQRLAAADPHLVAINLSRNHGHQLALTAGLDLCAGQQILIIDADLQDPPELLAEMRATMAAQDADVVYAVRRKREGETVFKKLTAAIFYRMLDRLTDTPIPLDTGDFRLMSRRALDAFLSLPEQARFIRGMVAWIGFRQVPFLYDRAERHAGETNYPLGKMVRLAFDAVTGFSTAPLRFASHIGLALTGLSALLFVYIAIGFFSGSAVQGWTSTMLIVVAIGAVQMFVLGMIGEYLGRLYVESKRRPLYLVSDIAGPVQGTATLGYRAEPRVATSVPPGPVEAMISRSAE
- a CDS encoding type II toxin-antitoxin system Phd/YefM family antitoxin, with the translated sequence MATVVKMHEAKTNLSSLVARALAGEDIVIARGDKPQVKLVPVEGKPKREFGSMKGQFAIDDRFFEPLPEEELAAWEGK
- a CDS encoding DUF1272 domain-containing protein — encoded protein: MLEMRPDCERCGIDLPAQAPGAFICSFECTFCTDCADALDERCPNCGGELMDRPARTGKALARNPASTVRTFKG
- the glmM gene encoding phosphoglucosamine mutase, whose amino-acid sequence is MARKYFGTDGIRGVTNGANMTAAMAMRVGMAAGAHFRRGDHRHRVVIGKDTRLSGYMLENAMVAGFTSVGMDVVLLGPMPTPAVAMLTQSMRADMGVMISASHNPYGDNGIKLFGPDGYKLSDEDELAIEALIDDAAGGDIALAAPSDIGRARRVDDAQGRYIHFAKSTFPEDLTLDGLKIVVDCANGAGYQVAPSALWELGAEVISLGVSPNGKNINDGVGSTAPDLLCETVVASGAHLGIALDGDADRLIVVDEKGHVVDGDQLMATIASGYARAGRLRNGGIVATVMSNLGLERHLAAQGIGLIRTAVGDRHVLEAMRAKGYNVGGEQSGHIILSDYATTGDGLVAALQVLAELAWAQVPASELLHRFEPLPQLLKNVRFKGGKPLEAEAVKTVIAEAEAELAGRGRLVIRPSGTEPVIRVMAEGDDSAQVTRLVDRICDAVRVAAE
- a CDS encoding class I SAM-dependent methyltransferase gives rise to the protein MDRIVYDRMAAHDSTHWWYRARRDILADYLTREGNLPDQARILEIGCGTGHNLPMLASFGAVDAIEIDPAARDIASLRLGRAVSAAPLPILPGVERGAYDLIAVLDVVEHIEDDVAALKAMASCLKPGGKILITVPAHQWLWSAHDVVNHHHRRYSKKTLIAAIRKAGLEPKKLGYFNSLLFPLAATARLLGRMTGRDDSDDSPPPKAVNSLFETIFRLERHLVGRVPMSPGVSIITLAMPKV
- a CDS encoding dicarboxylate/amino acid:cation symporter; this encodes MSQATRILLALIVGLIAGIALAAFAHGSVDGVVLVAQPIGTAWLNALQMTIVPLVVALLITGVAATAEAAQAGRLAGRAIAMYVVILFLSAVSAAILTPLFLEIVPLPVDSAAALRAAMIGAEKIGPIPPLGEFIAAVIPSNVVKAAAENAFLSLIIFSLIFAFAMSRVAATSRTLLVAFFTAVRDTMLVVIDWILWIGPVGVFALALVVGAKAGTGAFGALIHYILTIAAVGLTVSLCAYPLAVFGGRIGISRYIKAALPAQAVAVSTQSSLASLPAMVEGASEMGVPVTTSGVTLPLAVAIFRATGPAMNFAVAIYIAIWFQVPLSPATLAVGAIVATLTSLGSVSLPGTVSYVSAIAPVASAIGAPVAPLGLLVAVETIPDIVRTLGNVMMDLATTVTLARRGPASIPEATGAEAIE
- a CDS encoding type II toxin-antitoxin system VapC family toxin encodes the protein MKLLLDTHALLWFLLGDLKLSHPARAAIEYDDNIILVSAVSAMEISTKYRIGKLPEAAEIAGRLATIVPARGFQGLDITVAHGDLAGSLPFDHRDPFDRLLIAQAQIEQALLVSNEVLFDRFGARRLWD